Proteins encoded together in one Rhea pennata isolate bPtePen1 chromosome 27, bPtePen1.pri, whole genome shotgun sequence window:
- the NRTN gene encoding neurturin isoform X2 yields the protein MKVWKFAAIASMLLSSLLSVLVCRDMLNGSRKYSPSSPASRASSSSSSSPAAALQRSPRALDRHGSLLSQYGALLESYTEGELRRLLGALAAGALRAGGRAKRARGRRKPCALRQLEVSVSELGLGYESDETVLFRYCSGTCEAAVRSYDLSLRSMRSSRRIRREKVRARPCCRPLAYDDDVSFLDAYNRYYTVNELSAKECGCV from the exons ATGAAGGTATGGAAGTTTGCAGCCATTGCATCGATGCTCCTCAGTTCCCTGTTATCCGTTTTAGTTTGTAGAGACATGCTTAACGGAAGCCGAAAATACAGCCCTTCCTCGCCGGCCTCCCgggcatcctcctcctcctcctcctcgccagCGGCGGCTCTGCAGAGATCCCCGCGGGCCCTGGACCGCCACGGCTCGCTGCTCTCCCAGT ACGGCGCCTTGCTGGAGAGCTACACGGAGGGCGAGCTGCGGCGGCTCCTGGGCGCCCTGGCGGCGGGGGCtctgcgggcgggcgggcgagccaagcgggcgcgcggccgccgcaAGCCCTGCGCCCTGCGCCAGCTGGAGGTGAGCGTAAGCGAGCTGGGCCTGGGCTACGAGTCGGACGAGACGGTGCTTTTTCGCTACTGCAGCGGCACCTGTGAGGCCGCCGTGCGCAGCTACGACCTGTCGCTGCGGAGCATGCGGAGCAGCCGGCGCATCCGGCGCGAGAAGGTGCGGGCCCGGCCCTGCTGCCGGCCGCTGGCCTACGACGACGACGTCTCCTTCTTGGACGCCTACAACCGCTACTACACCGTCAACGAGCTCTCAGCCAAGGAGTGCGGCTGCGTGTGA
- the NRTN gene encoding neurturin isoform X1: MSRSRPRSRHGVTVERCGPARRPVCRDMLNGSRKYSPSSPASRASSSSSSSPAAALQRSPRALDRHGSLLSQYGALLESYTEGELRRLLGALAAGALRAGGRAKRARGRRKPCALRQLEVSVSELGLGYESDETVLFRYCSGTCEAAVRSYDLSLRSMRSSRRIRREKVRARPCCRPLAYDDDVSFLDAYNRYYTVNELSAKECGCV; encoded by the exons ATGTCCCGATcccggccccggtcccggcACGGAGTGACCGTTGAgcgctgcggcccggcccggcgtcCAG TTTGTAGAGACATGCTTAACGGAAGCCGAAAATACAGCCCTTCCTCGCCGGCCTCCCgggcatcctcctcctcctcctcctcgccagCGGCGGCTCTGCAGAGATCCCCGCGGGCCCTGGACCGCCACGGCTCGCTGCTCTCCCAGT ACGGCGCCTTGCTGGAGAGCTACACGGAGGGCGAGCTGCGGCGGCTCCTGGGCGCCCTGGCGGCGGGGGCtctgcgggcgggcgggcgagccaagcgggcgcgcggccgccgcaAGCCCTGCGCCCTGCGCCAGCTGGAGGTGAGCGTAAGCGAGCTGGGCCTGGGCTACGAGTCGGACGAGACGGTGCTTTTTCGCTACTGCAGCGGCACCTGTGAGGCCGCCGTGCGCAGCTACGACCTGTCGCTGCGGAGCATGCGGAGCAGCCGGCGCATCCGGCGCGAGAAGGTGCGGGCCCGGCCCTGCTGCCGGCCGCTGGCCTACGACGACGACGTCTCCTTCTTGGACGCCTACAACCGCTACTACACCGTCAACGAGCTCTCAGCCAAGGAGTGCGGCTGCGTGTGA